The Cellulomonas sp. S1-8 genome has a window encoding:
- the sucB gene encoding 2-oxoglutarate dehydrogenase, E2 component, dihydrolipoamide succinyltransferase, giving the protein MSENVQLPALGESVTEGTVTRWLKNVGDTVAVDEPLLEISTDKVDTEIPSPVAGVLEQILVQEDETVEVGATLAVIGSGAGADDAGSAEQQAPAQDAQPEQAEQAAEPEQQAPAEEPAAEQAPQQSTEEHEDAPAPATSSGGGGGQEVTLPALGESVTEGTVTRWLKAVGDEVAVDEPLLEISTDKVDTEIPSPVAGTLQEIRVQEDETVEVGAVLAIVGSGAAAPAAEQPAAPEQPSEQPSEQPADEQPASQDASGYEAPAPETEQAPAAAQPAPAAQEAATAQQAAAQPASAPPATAGGSYLTPLVRKLASEKGVDVATLTGTGVGGRIRKEDVLEAAAKAEEARKAAEAAKAAKAAPAPAAAAPASAKATPAAVSPLRGTTEKASRLRQIIAERMVEALHSQAQLTTVVEVDVTKIARLRARAKDDFKAREGVNLTFLPFFVQAAIEALKAYPKVNGVLEGSTITYHAQENVGIAVDTERGLVVPVIRDAGDLNIAGISRKIADLATRTRANKVTPDELSGATFTVTNTGSGGAIIDTPIVPGGTSAILGTGSIVKRPVVIKGADGEDVIAIRSMCYLCLSYDHRLVDGADASRYLTAVKNRLEEGAFEAEIGL; this is encoded by the coding sequence ATGTCCGAGAACGTGCAGCTTCCCGCGCTGGGTGAGTCCGTCACCGAAGGCACCGTCACCCGCTGGCTGAAGAACGTCGGCGACACCGTCGCGGTCGACGAGCCCCTGCTCGAGATCTCGACCGACAAGGTCGACACCGAGATCCCGTCACCTGTCGCGGGGGTGCTCGAGCAGATCCTCGTCCAGGAGGACGAGACCGTCGAGGTCGGCGCGACGCTGGCCGTCATCGGCTCCGGCGCGGGTGCCGACGACGCCGGCTCCGCCGAGCAGCAGGCGCCGGCGCAGGACGCGCAGCCGGAGCAGGCCGAGCAGGCCGCCGAGCCCGAGCAGCAGGCACCCGCCGAGGAGCCCGCGGCCGAGCAGGCGCCCCAGCAGTCCACCGAGGAGCACGAGGACGCCCCGGCACCAGCCACGTCGTCGGGCGGCGGGGGCGGCCAGGAGGTCACCCTCCCGGCGCTCGGCGAGTCGGTCACCGAGGGGACGGTCACGCGGTGGCTCAAGGCCGTCGGCGACGAGGTCGCCGTCGACGAGCCCCTGCTCGAGATCTCGACCGACAAGGTCGACACCGAGATCCCGTCGCCGGTCGCCGGGACCCTGCAGGAGATCCGCGTGCAGGAGGACGAGACCGTCGAGGTCGGCGCCGTCCTCGCGATCGTGGGGTCCGGAGCCGCAGCGCCCGCCGCGGAGCAGCCGGCTGCACCCGAGCAGCCGAGCGAGCAGCCGAGCGAGCAGCCGGCGGACGAGCAGCCCGCGTCGCAGGACGCCTCCGGGTACGAGGCTCCCGCGCCGGAGACCGAGCAGGCCCCCGCAGCCGCACAGCCCGCACCTGCCGCGCAGGAGGCGGCCACCGCGCAGCAGGCCGCCGCGCAGCCCGCGTCCGCACCGCCGGCCACCGCGGGCGGGTCCTACCTCACGCCGCTGGTCCGCAAGCTGGCGTCCGAGAAGGGCGTGGACGTCGCGACCCTCACCGGCACCGGCGTCGGCGGGCGGATCCGCAAGGAGGACGTGCTCGAGGCCGCCGCGAAGGCCGAGGAGGCCCGCAAGGCAGCCGAGGCCGCGAAGGCAGCCAAGGCAGCGCCCGCCCCGGCGGCCGCAGCACCGGCGTCCGCGAAGGCGACACCGGCCGCGGTCTCGCCGCTGCGCGGCACGACCGAGAAGGCCAGCCGGCTGCGCCAGATCATCGCCGAGCGCATGGTCGAGGCCCTGCACTCGCAGGCGCAGCTCACCACGGTCGTCGAGGTCGACGTCACCAAGATCGCCCGGCTGCGCGCCCGTGCGAAGGACGACTTCAAGGCGCGCGAGGGCGTCAACCTCACGTTCCTGCCGTTCTTCGTGCAGGCCGCGATCGAGGCGCTCAAGGCGTACCCCAAGGTCAACGGGGTGCTCGAGGGCTCGACGATCACGTACCACGCCCAGGAGAACGTCGGCATCGCGGTCGACACCGAGCGCGGCCTGGTCGTGCCGGTCATCCGCGACGCGGGCGACCTCAACATCGCCGGCATCTCGCGCAAGATCGCCGACCTCGCAACCCGCACCCGGGCCAACAAGGTGACGCCGGACGAGCTGTCCGGTGCCACGTTCACGGTCACCAACACCGGGTCGGGCGGCGCGATCATCGACACCCCCATCGTCCCGGGCGGCACGTCCGCGATCCTCGGCACCGGCTCGATCGTCAAGCGCCCCGTCGTCATCAAGGGTGCGGACGGCGAGGACGTCATCGCCATCCGGTCGATGTGCTACCTGTGCCTGTCCTACGACCACCGCCTGGTCGACGGCGCGGACGCGTCGCGCTACCTCACCGCGGTGAAGAACCGCCTCGAGGAGGGCGCGTTCGAGGCCGAGATCGGCCTCTGA
- a CDS encoding TIGR01777 family oxidoreductase codes for MRVLVAGSSGLVGSSLVPHLRERGHDVVRLVRRDPRGPEEAAWDPVAGDIDTAVVASCDAVVDLAGVNVASRPLTAARKREVVTSRVQTAGLLARTLAGLASQDPGRAPRVLLQASGIGAYGDRGDTLLTEDEPLGDTFFAGVVRRWEAATVPAQDAGVRVVLLRTGIVLSPDGGAAAPLLLPLRAGVATRLGSGRQFWSWISLLDEVRAIEHLLTAPVHGPANLVARADRHADLVQALRLAWGARVTVPVPAPALRLALRDFSSEALGSINADPAVLRESGFIPLHGTATDVAHWLRASGRRAP; via the coding sequence ATGCGCGTGCTCGTCGCCGGGTCGTCCGGCCTCGTCGGTTCGTCGCTCGTGCCGCACCTGCGTGAGCGCGGCCACGACGTCGTCCGGCTCGTCCGCCGGGACCCGCGCGGTCCCGAGGAAGCGGCGTGGGACCCGGTGGCGGGCGACATCGACACGGCTGTCGTCGCCTCGTGCGACGCCGTCGTCGACCTGGCGGGCGTCAACGTCGCGTCCCGGCCGCTCACCGCCGCACGCAAGCGGGAGGTCGTCACCTCCCGCGTGCAGACCGCCGGTCTCCTCGCCCGGACGCTCGCGGGCCTCGCCTCGCAGGACCCTGGCCGCGCGCCGCGCGTGCTGCTGCAGGCCTCGGGCATCGGCGCCTACGGGGACCGCGGGGACACGCTCCTGACGGAGGACGAGCCGCTCGGTGACACGTTCTTCGCCGGCGTCGTGCGCCGGTGGGAGGCGGCCACCGTGCCCGCGCAGGACGCGGGCGTCCGCGTCGTGCTCCTGCGCACCGGCATCGTCCTGAGCCCGGACGGTGGTGCGGCCGCCCCGCTGCTGCTGCCGTTGCGCGCCGGCGTCGCGACCCGGCTCGGGTCGGGACGGCAGTTCTGGAGCTGGATCAGCCTGCTCGACGAGGTACGCGCGATCGAGCACCTGCTGACGGCACCCGTGCACGGCCCGGCGAACCTCGTCGCGCGCGCGGACCGGCACGCCGACCTCGTGCAGGCGCTGCGGCTGGCATGGGGCGCCCGGGTGACCGTCCCCGTCCCGGCTCCCGCGCTGCGCCTCGCGCTGCGCGACTTCTCCTCCGAGGCGCTCGGGTCGATCAACGCGGACCCGGCGGTGCTGCGAGAGTCCGGGTTTATCCCGCTGCACGGGACGGCCACGGACGTGGCGCACTGGCTCAGGGCGTCGGGCCGCCGGGCTCCCTGA
- a CDS encoding Gfo/Idh/MocA family oxidoreductase → MEPLRIGLVGYGGAGRGIHARLARETGQRVVAVVTRARGDQVAADWPDARVVPDVDALLADPHDLDLVVVASPTGDHAAHVRAALEADVPVLVDKPLATTRVQAAALVRLASERGGRLTVFQNRRWDPEQLTLRGLLAAGTLGRVHRFERRWERFRPEPQQRWKEQDPVAGGLLLDLGAHLVDSAVDLFGPVRRVHAELRALTTPALDDVFLALEHAPDGDGHHVVSHLWAGGLVGAPGPRTRVLGERGAYLVTSYEGEPSPFSVLDDEPVTGDAGGAAHEGWLVRGAERTAVPRAPGGHADLYRAVQRWVLADGAVPVDPADAVATARVLDAARVAAETGVAQLLD, encoded by the coding sequence ATGGAGCCGCTGCGCATCGGTCTGGTCGGGTACGGCGGAGCTGGTCGGGGGATCCACGCCCGTCTCGCGCGCGAGACGGGGCAGCGGGTCGTCGCGGTCGTCACACGCGCCCGCGGGGACCAGGTCGCGGCCGACTGGCCGGACGCGCGCGTCGTGCCCGACGTGGACGCGCTGCTCGCGGACCCCCACGACCTCGACCTCGTCGTCGTCGCGAGCCCCACGGGTGACCACGCCGCGCACGTGCGCGCAGCGCTCGAGGCCGACGTGCCCGTGCTGGTGGACAAGCCGCTCGCGACGACACGCGTCCAGGCCGCGGCGCTGGTGCGCCTGGCGTCCGAGCGCGGGGGCCGGCTCACGGTGTTCCAGAACCGCCGCTGGGACCCCGAGCAGCTCACGCTGCGCGGCCTGCTCGCCGCCGGGACGCTGGGCCGGGTGCACCGCTTCGAGCGGCGCTGGGAGAGGTTCCGGCCCGAGCCGCAGCAGCGGTGGAAGGAGCAGGACCCGGTCGCCGGCGGGCTGCTGCTCGACCTCGGTGCGCACCTCGTCGACTCCGCCGTCGACCTCTTCGGGCCCGTGCGGCGTGTGCACGCCGAGCTGCGCGCCCTGACGACGCCGGCGCTCGACGACGTGTTCCTCGCGCTCGAGCACGCGCCCGACGGCGACGGTCACCACGTGGTGTCGCACCTGTGGGCCGGTGGCCTCGTCGGGGCCCCGGGCCCGCGCACACGCGTCCTCGGTGAGCGTGGCGCCTACCTGGTGACGAGCTACGAGGGGGAGCCGTCGCCGTTCTCCGTCCTCGACGACGAGCCCGTCACGGGCGACGCCGGCGGCGCGGCCCACGAGGGCTGGCTGGTGCGTGGCGCCGAGCGCACCGCCGTGCCCCGCGCCCCGGGCGGGCACGCCGACCTCTACCGGGCCGTGCAGCGCTGGGTGCTCGCCGACGGAGCCGTGCCGGTCGACCCGGCGGACGCCGTGGCGACCGCGCGCGTGCTCGACGCCGCCCGCGTCGCCGCCGAGACCGGGGTCGCGCAGCTCCTCGACTGA
- a CDS encoding MMPL family transporter, with translation MLRNPVARAVAVAVVLVVWMGLASVGGAAQGKLSQVQTNDSAAFLPSSAQSTLAAEASREFVDTQTLPALVVLAPADGGDVTPAQIEAAAAFAADIPDLPVGDGTWADHLVGDVAAVPSQDGAAILLAVPFDAESAEILVEEESLTTLLVTDLRAALADDLDATASSSGDLGLEAWVTGPAGFIADLGTAFAGIDGLLLLVALGAVLLILVVVYRSPILPLVVIFTAVFALALAGLVVYELADAGVLVLNGQAQGILSILVVGAAVDYSLLLVARYREELRHVDHPADAMRVAWRQSLEPIAASAGTVVAGLLCLLLSDLASNRSLGPVAAIGIGAALLAALTLLPAILLVAGRRSRALFWPRAPRHVVTPVTGAATHGEHAGAVAPAAADVAEGTGLWARWARFVARRARPVWILSAAALLLAAVFVPTFRAGGTSQTDVFLTAVDSVAGEEVLAEHFPAGAVQPAVVVVPEGDADAVVAAAEGVEGVASAAPYTGAPAGAPGGAGAPPVVVDGRVRVDVVTDAPSDSQEAVDTVADLREAVAAVAPDALVGGPAAETLDTQIASERDLRVIVPVVLVVILLILTLLLRSVVAGLLLMGANVLSFGATIGISALVFDHVLDWPDADPVVPLYGFVFLVALGVDYSIFLMTRVREESLVVGTRQGVTRGLAVTGGVITSAGLVLATTFAALAVIPLLFLAQLAFIVALGVLIDTFVVRSLLVPGLVHDLGPRTWWPSPLSRRPEHGAHAAPAAQATTG, from the coding sequence ATGCTGAGGAATCCCGTGGCCCGTGCGGTCGCCGTCGCCGTCGTGCTCGTCGTCTGGATGGGACTGGCGTCCGTGGGCGGCGCGGCCCAGGGCAAGCTGTCCCAGGTCCAGACCAACGACTCCGCGGCGTTCCTGCCGTCGTCGGCGCAGTCCACGCTGGCGGCCGAGGCCTCCCGCGAGTTCGTCGACACGCAGACCCTACCCGCGCTCGTCGTCCTGGCCCCTGCCGACGGGGGTGACGTCACCCCCGCGCAGATCGAGGCCGCCGCCGCGTTCGCCGCCGACATCCCGGACCTGCCGGTGGGGGACGGCACGTGGGCCGACCACCTCGTCGGCGACGTCGCTGCCGTCCCCTCGCAGGACGGCGCCGCGATCCTCCTCGCGGTGCCCTTCGACGCGGAGTCCGCCGAGATCCTCGTCGAGGAGGAGTCGCTCACCACCCTCCTCGTCACCGACCTGCGCGCAGCGCTCGCCGACGACCTCGACGCCACCGCGTCGTCGTCCGGCGACCTCGGGCTGGAGGCCTGGGTCACCGGCCCCGCCGGGTTCATCGCCGACCTCGGCACCGCGTTCGCCGGCATCGACGGACTGCTGCTGCTCGTCGCGCTCGGTGCCGTGCTGCTCATCCTCGTCGTCGTCTACCGCTCGCCGATCCTGCCGCTGGTCGTCATCTTCACGGCCGTCTTCGCGCTCGCGCTGGCCGGTCTCGTCGTCTACGAGCTCGCCGACGCCGGCGTCCTCGTCCTCAACGGCCAGGCCCAGGGCATCCTCTCGATCCTCGTCGTGGGCGCCGCGGTCGACTACTCGTTGCTGCTGGTCGCGCGCTACCGCGAGGAGCTGCGGCACGTCGACCACCCCGCCGACGCCATGCGCGTCGCCTGGCGCCAGTCGCTCGAGCCCATCGCGGCGAGCGCCGGCACCGTGGTGGCGGGTCTGCTCTGCCTCCTGCTGTCCGACCTCGCGTCGAACCGCAGCCTGGGTCCCGTGGCCGCCATCGGCATCGGTGCCGCGCTGCTCGCCGCCCTTACGCTGCTCCCGGCGATCCTCCTGGTGGCCGGTCGGCGCTCGCGGGCGCTCTTCTGGCCGCGCGCGCCGCGGCACGTCGTGACGCCCGTGACCGGGGCGGCCACGCACGGCGAGCACGCGGGCGCCGTCGCGCCCGCTGCGGCCGACGTCGCCGAGGGCACCGGCCTGTGGGCCCGCTGGGCACGGTTCGTCGCGCGTCGCGCGCGCCCCGTCTGGATCCTCAGTGCGGCGGCCCTGCTGCTCGCGGCGGTGTTCGTGCCGACGTTCCGCGCCGGCGGCACGAGCCAGACCGACGTGTTCCTCACGGCCGTCGACTCGGTCGCGGGGGAGGAGGTGCTCGCCGAGCACTTCCCTGCCGGGGCCGTCCAGCCGGCCGTCGTCGTCGTGCCCGAGGGGGACGCCGACGCGGTCGTCGCGGCAGCGGAGGGCGTCGAGGGTGTCGCGTCGGCCGCCCCGTACACCGGTGCACCCGCAGGTGCACCCGGCGGCGCCGGGGCCCCGCCGGTCGTCGTCGACGGCCGGGTCCGGGTCGACGTCGTCACCGACGCACCCTCCGACAGCCAGGAGGCGGTCGACACCGTCGCCGACCTGCGCGAGGCCGTCGCGGCCGTGGCACCGGACGCCCTCGTCGGCGGACCCGCCGCCGAGACGCTCGACACGCAGATCGCCAGCGAGCGCGACCTGCGCGTGATCGTGCCGGTCGTCCTGGTCGTGATCCTGCTCATCCTCACGCTGCTGCTGCGCTCGGTGGTGGCGGGTCTGCTGCTCATGGGCGCGAACGTGCTGTCGTTCGGCGCGACGATCGGCATCTCCGCGCTGGTCTTCGACCACGTGCTGGACTGGCCCGACGCCGACCCGGTCGTGCCGCTGTACGGGTTCGTGTTCCTCGTCGCCCTCGGCGTCGACTACTCGATCTTCCTCATGACCCGCGTGCGGGAGGAGTCGCTGGTCGTCGGGACACGCCAGGGCGTCACCCGGGGCCTGGCGGTCACGGGCGGGGTCATCACGTCCGCCGGCCTGGTGCTCGCGACGACGTTCGCGGCCCTGGCGGTCATCCCGCTGCTCTTCCTGGCGCAGCTCGCGTTCATCGTGGCGCTCGGCGTGCTGATCGACACCTTCGTGGTGCGCAGCCTGCTCGTGCCCGGGCTCGTGCACGACCTGGGCCCGCGGACGTGGTGGCCGAGCCCGTTGTCGCGGCGTCCGGAGCACGGCGCCCACGCCGCGCCCGCCGCGCAGGCGACCACCGGCTGA
- a CDS encoding MarR family winged helix-turn-helix transcriptional regulator, with translation MSTEQAPPPDHWPVGRLLSAVARRIERAWDSHLASWELNHASMPVLVHVTAHPMSQRQLADACGVTEQTMSRVVARLERTGYVTRRPHDRDRRRHVIAITPAGTAALLACADPHPAQDAVLGHLPPERRALLEDLLREVIEPLNLLPEPARAPDDAGRPPTTRA, from the coding sequence GTGAGCACGGAGCAGGCCCCGCCTCCGGACCACTGGCCCGTGGGCCGGCTGCTGTCCGCGGTGGCCCGTCGGATCGAGCGCGCCTGGGACTCCCACCTCGCGTCGTGGGAGCTCAACCACGCGAGCATGCCCGTCCTCGTCCACGTCACCGCGCACCCGATGTCGCAGCGCCAGCTCGCGGACGCGTGCGGCGTCACCGAGCAGACGATGAGCCGCGTCGTCGCCCGCCTCGAGCGCACGGGCTACGTCACCCGACGCCCGCACGACCGGGACCGCCGCCGGCACGTCATCGCGATCACGCCAGCCGGCACGGCCGCGCTCCTGGCGTGCGCGGACCCCCACCCCGCTCAGGACGCCGTCCTCGGCCACCTCCCGCCGGAGCGCCGCGCGCTGCTCGAGGACCTGCTGCGCGAGGTGATCGAGCCCTTGAACCTGCTCCCGGAGCCGGCGCGCGCGCCGGACGACGCCGGCCGTCCACCGACCACGAGGGCCTAA
- the lipB gene encoding lipoyl(octanoyl) transferase LipB, whose amino-acid sequence MHVEPLELGTRLQPYEPTWELQREVHAAVAAGEREDTLLLVEHEPVYTAGRRTARADRPVDGTPVVDVDRGGRITWHGPGQLVGYPIVRLAEPVDVVRYVRALEEALIRACADLGVTTERVEGRSGVWLPADPVDPAHRAGRRARKVAAIGVRVARGTTMHGFALNCTASLDWYSRIVPCGIDDADVTTLSAEAGRDVTIAEATPLVVAHLQDTLGPLLAARHAATARH is encoded by the coding sequence ATGCACGTCGAACCGCTCGAGCTCGGCACCCGGCTGCAGCCGTACGAGCCCACCTGGGAGCTGCAGCGCGAGGTCCACGCCGCGGTGGCCGCGGGCGAGCGCGAGGACACCCTGCTGCTCGTGGAGCACGAACCCGTCTACACCGCGGGACGGCGGACCGCCCGTGCCGACCGTCCCGTCGACGGGACGCCCGTCGTCGACGTCGACCGCGGAGGCCGCATCACGTGGCACGGTCCCGGACAGCTCGTCGGGTACCCGATCGTCCGCCTGGCCGAGCCCGTCGACGTCGTGCGGTACGTCCGCGCCCTCGAGGAGGCGCTCATCCGCGCGTGCGCGGACCTGGGCGTCACCACCGAGCGCGTCGAGGGCCGCAGCGGGGTCTGGCTGCCGGCGGACCCTGTCGACCCGGCCCATCGGGCGGGACGACGCGCCCGCAAGGTCGCGGCGATCGGCGTCCGCGTCGCGCGGGGCACGACCATGCACGGCTTCGCCCTGAACTGCACCGCGTCGCTCGACTGGTACTCCCGCATCGTGCCCTGCGGCATCGACGACGCCGACGTCACGACGCTGTCCGCCGAGGCGGGCCGGGACGTCACGATCGCCGAGGCGACGCCCCTGGTCGTCGCGCACCTGCAGGACACGCTCGGCCCGCTGCTCGCGGCCCGTCACGCGGCGACCGCCCGGCACTGA
- a CDS encoding flavodoxin domain-containing protein: MRVLVTVASRHGATREMGTEVAAQLRAAGHDVDEIDPDDVEHVEPYDAAVLGSAVYVGRLALGLRDLVDRQAGQLRQRPVWLFWSGPVGDPPVPATTPDDVTDIARTVGARDVAVFAGRLDRDGLNISERALVALTRAETGDFRDLEAVRTWSQEIVRALRSVEQGV; this comes from the coding sequence ATGCGCGTCCTGGTGACGGTCGCGTCGCGGCATGGTGCGACGCGCGAGATGGGGACCGAGGTCGCGGCGCAGCTGCGCGCGGCCGGGCACGACGTCGACGAGATCGACCCGGACGACGTCGAGCACGTCGAGCCGTACGACGCCGCCGTGCTGGGCTCCGCCGTGTACGTGGGACGCCTGGCGCTCGGGCTGCGCGACCTGGTCGACCGGCAGGCCGGTCAGCTGCGGCAGCGGCCCGTCTGGCTGTTCTGGTCCGGCCCGGTCGGTGACCCGCCGGTGCCCGCGACGACGCCGGACGACGTGACCGACATCGCGCGGACGGTCGGTGCGCGTGACGTCGCGGTGTTCGCCGGCCGGCTGGACCGGGACGGGCTCAACATCTCCGAGCGCGCGCTCGTGGCCCTGACCCGCGCCGAGACGGGGGACTTCCGCGACCTCGAGGCCGTGCGGACGTGGTCGCAGGAGATCGTGCGGGCCCTGCGCTCGGTCGAGCAGGGCGTCTAG